In Methanothermus fervidus DSM 2088, a single genomic region encodes these proteins:
- a CDS encoding succinyl-CoA synthetase (ADP-forming) alpha subunit (COGs: COG0074 Succinyl-CoA synthetase alpha subunit~InterPro IPR016102: IPR016040: IPR017440: IPR003781: IPR 005811: IPR005810~KEGG: mth:MTH563 succinyl-CoA synthetase subunit alpha~PFAM: ATP-citrate lyase/succinyl-CoA ligase; CoA-binding domain protein~SPTR: O26663 Succinyl-CoA ligase [ADP-forming] subunit alpha~TIGRFAM: succinyl-CoA synthetase, alpha subunit~PFAM: CoA binding domain; CoA-ligase~TIGRFAM: succinyl-CoA synthetase, alpha subunit) yields the protein MIILDENVRCLVQGITGRQGSFHTKQMLEYGTKIVAGVTPGKGGKKVAGVDVYNSIEEAKEHVDVNASIIFVPSQFAKDAAFEAIKHLDLVVIITEHMVSHDTMEIIEYANRMNTIVIGPNTPGIITPGVGKLGIMPHHIFREGNVGIVSRSGTLMYEFASKITEAGFGQSTCLGIGGDLITGLDFVDVLRMFEKDPDTDVVLLIGEIGGDAEERAAKYINKMSKPVIAFIAGFTAPPGKRMGHAGAIIEGGKGTAESKINALKDAGAYVVKKPSEVVDIIREM from the coding sequence TTGATAATTCTTGATGAAAATGTAAGATGCCTTGTGCAAGGTATTACTGGTAGACAAGGATCTTTTCATACAAAACAAATGCTTGAATATGGTACAAAAATAGTTGCTGGTGTAACGCCAGGAAAAGGTGGAAAAAAGGTTGCGGGAGTGGATGTATATAATTCAATAGAAGAGGCAAAAGAACATGTGGATGTAAATGCATCAATAATCTTTGTTCCTAGTCAATTTGCTAAGGATGCTGCATTTGAGGCAATAAAACACTTGGATCTAGTAGTAATTATAACTGAGCACATGGTTTCTCATGATACTATGGAAATTATTGAATATGCAAATAGAATGAATACTATAGTGATTGGACCAAACACTCCTGGTATAATCACGCCAGGTGTAGGTAAACTAGGAATAATGCCACATCATATTTTCAGAGAAGGTAATGTAGGCATTGTGTCACGTAGTGGAACTCTAATGTATGAGTTTGCAAGTAAAATAACAGAGGCTGGGTTTGGACAGAGCACATGTTTAGGAATTGGCGGTGATTTAATAACTGGCTTAGATTTTGTCGATGTACTTAGAATGTTTGAAAAAGATCCTGACACTGATGTTGTATTATTGATAGGTGAAATTGGCGGTGATGCAGAAGAAAGAGCCGCAAAATATATAAATAAGATGTCAAAACCTGTTATTGCATTTATAGCAGGATTTACAGCACCTCCAGGTAAGAGAATGGGTCATGCTGGAGCGATAATTGAGGGAGGCAAAGGAACTGCAGAAAGTAAGATAAATGCATTGAAAGATGCAGGTGCGTATGTTGTAAAAAAACCTTCCGAAGTGGTTGATATTATTAGAGAGATGTGA
- a CDS encoding 3-hydroxy-3-methylglutaryl-coenzyme A reductase (COGs: COG1257 Hydroxymethylglutaryl-CoA reductase~InterPro IPR009029: IPR009023: IPR002202: IPR004554~KEGG: mth:MTH562 3-hydroxy-3-methylglutaryl CoA reductase~PFAM: hydroxymethylglutaryl-coenzyme A reductase~PRIAM: Hydroxymethylglutaryl-CoA reductase (NADPH)~SPTR: O26662 3-hydroxy-3-methylglutaryl-coenzyme A reductase~TIGRFAM: 3-hydroxy-3-methylglutaryl Coenzyme A reductase~PFAM: Hydroxymethylglutaryl-coenzyme A reductase~TIGRFAM: 3-hydroxy-3-methylglutaryl Coenzyme A reductase, hydroxymethylglutaryl-CoA reductase (NADP)): MKMNEKEVLKKLLKGEIKLYEVDKYLSADKATKVRRKFIEEVTGTKLEHVSKYTIDMENALRKNIENSIGAVQIPLGVAGPLKINGEYAKGEFYVPLATSEGALVASINRGCSAITESGGAKTRIIGDKMTRAPVIKTKSVVEAVKLKKWIEDNFDRLKAAAESTTRHGKLIKIDPILIVGNYVFPRFVFTTGDSMGMNMVTIATEEALKILENETNAHVVSLSGNVCTDKKPAAINLIEGRGKSVVAEVTVPRDIVKNKLKTTPKSIVEVNMAKNFVGSAIAGSMGFNAHYANMIGALFLATGQDEAQIVEGSLGITVAEENEDGDLYFSVTLPDVPLATVGGGTGLETAQECLSIMGVKGSNKVQKFAEIMAGVVLAGELSLMAALGAGHLARAHKELGRG, from the coding sequence ATGAAAATGAATGAAAAAGAGGTTTTAAAAAAATTATTAAAAGGCGAAATTAAATTATATGAAGTTGATAAGTATTTATCAGCAGATAAAGCAACCAAAGTTAGAAGAAAATTTATAGAAGAAGTTACAGGGACAAAATTAGAACATGTATCTAAATATACCATTGACATGGAAAATGCATTGAGAAAAAACATTGAAAATAGTATAGGGGCTGTACAAATACCCCTAGGAGTTGCAGGGCCACTGAAGATAAATGGAGAATATGCAAAAGGAGAATTTTATGTTCCATTAGCTACATCTGAAGGGGCATTAGTTGCTTCAATTAATAGAGGTTGTTCAGCAATAACAGAGTCTGGAGGTGCAAAAACAAGAATAATCGGAGACAAAATGACAAGAGCTCCTGTAATCAAAACAAAATCTGTAGTTGAGGCTGTTAAGTTAAAAAAGTGGATTGAAGATAATTTTGATAGATTGAAGGCAGCAGCTGAATCAACGACACGACATGGAAAACTAATAAAAATAGATCCAATTCTCATTGTTGGTAATTATGTTTTTCCAAGATTTGTTTTTACAACAGGGGATAGTATGGGAATGAATATGGTAACAATTGCAACCGAAGAAGCTTTAAAAATTTTGGAGAATGAAACAAATGCTCATGTTGTATCACTCAGTGGAAATGTATGCACAGATAAAAAACCAGCTGCAATAAATTTAATAGAAGGACGAGGCAAAAGTGTTGTAGCAGAAGTTACTGTGCCAAGAGATATTGTAAAAAACAAATTAAAAACAACTCCAAAATCTATTGTTGAAGTTAACATGGCTAAAAATTTTGTAGGATCAGCGATTGCAGGAAGTATGGGATTTAATGCTCATTATGCCAACATGATAGGTGCATTATTTTTAGCTACAGGTCAAGATGAAGCTCAAATTGTTGAAGGTAGTTTAGGAATAACAGTTGCAGAAGAAAATGAAGATGGAGATTTATATTTCTCTGTTACATTGCCTGACGTGCCATTGGCAACAGTTGGCGGAGGCACTGGCTTAGAAACAGCACAAGAGTGTTTAAGTATTATGGGTGTAAAAGGATCAAACAAAGTGCAGAAATTTGCTGAGATAATGGCTGGAGTAGTTTTAGCTGGTGAATTATCTTTAATGGCTGCATTGGGTGCCGGACATCTTGCAAGAGCTCATAAAGAGCTTGGAAGAGGATAA
- a CDS encoding protein of unknown function DUF125 transmembrane (COGs: COG1814 Uncharacterized membrane protein~InterPro IPR008217: IPR006682~KEGG: mth:MTH561 hypothetical protein~PFAM: protein of unknown function DUF125 transmembrane~SPTR: O26661 Conserved protein~PFAM: VIT family~TIGRFAM: conserved hypothetical protein TIGR00267), whose product MKFIKEFFGMSRYIALGTLDGILAVMGIVLTSSGISGSVSHMPNYVIGLTGLSGGIALAMSNAFGSFLGERAVETRTLRELEKKMLVEKGKLDGTVIHEQAKHRIYMSVFVHGFSSFIGAFVPALPFLLLNDRIVATMVTLLLSMISLGLLGIYLGVVAKENVLKTCIEVLALGTLIGLIASFLGALH is encoded by the coding sequence ATGAAGTTTATAAAAGAATTTTTTGGGATGAGTCGCTATATTGCATTGGGGACTTTGGATGGAATACTTGCAGTTATGGGCATTGTTTTAACAAGCAGTGGAATTTCAGGATCTGTCAGCCATATGCCTAATTATGTAATAGGATTAACAGGGTTAAGTGGTGGGATAGCATTAGCAATGTCAAATGCCTTTGGATCTTTTTTAGGAGAAAGAGCTGTTGAAACAAGGACACTAAGAGAACTTGAAAAAAAAATGCTGGTGGAAAAAGGAAAATTAGATGGAACTGTAATACATGAACAAGCAAAACATAGGATATATATGAGTGTGTTTGTTCATGGATTTTCAAGCTTTATCGGAGCCTTTGTTCCAGCATTGCCTTTTTTGTTATTAAATGATAGAATTGTAGCTACAATGGTAACACTCTTGTTAAGTATGATATCATTGGGGCTTCTTGGTATTTATCTTGGAGTTGTAGCTAAAGAAAATGTGTTAAAAACCTGTATTGAAGTTTTAGCTCTTGGAACTCTCATAGGTTTGATTGCATCCTTTTTGGGTGCACTTCACTAG
- a CDS encoding protein of unknown function DUF116 (COGs: COG1852 conserved hypothetical protein~InterPro IPR002829~KEGG: mth:MTH559 hypothetical protein~PFAM: protein of unknown function DUF116~SPTR: O26659 Conserved protein~PFAM: Protein of unknown function DUF116), whose protein sequence is MTIYEIIGITVIFGSIALLILLILSLILGKILLRKNKLLFPKLLLFTLDVFYGAFKKFAKLCGINEDIIDQIGVEVRNKINENKFKKIDNKDKLLILPHCLRDPKCKAKLSKNGLECKNCGHCVIGLIKKKAEEVGYRVFIVPGSSFAKRILKENKCKAVLGVACYRDLNISMMKISNLPIVTQGVPLLKDGCFKLKSMSMKYLKRLESGKN, encoded by the coding sequence ATGACAATATATGAAATAATTGGAATAACAGTAATATTTGGCAGTATTGCTCTTTTAATACTTTTAATATTAAGTCTCATTTTAGGAAAAATTTTATTAAGAAAAAATAAGCTTTTATTTCCTAAATTACTTCTTTTTACTTTAGATGTTTTCTATGGTGCATTTAAAAAATTTGCTAAATTATGTGGAATAAATGAAGATATAATAGATCAAATAGGTGTTGAAGTAAGGAATAAAATCAATGAGAATAAATTTAAAAAAATAGATAACAAAGATAAATTGTTAATATTGCCTCATTGTTTAAGAGATCCAAAATGTAAGGCAAAATTATCAAAAAATGGTTTAGAGTGTAAAAATTGTGGTCATTGTGTAATTGGATTAATAAAGAAAAAAGCAGAAGAAGTGGGATATAGAGTATTTATAGTCCCAGGATCATCATTTGCTAAAAGGATTCTCAAAGAAAATAAATGTAAAGCTGTTCTTGGAGTGGCATGTTACCGAGATCTTAATATAAGTATGATGAAAATATCTAATTTGCCGATAGTAACACAGGGAGTGCCTTTATTAAAAGATGGATGTTTTAAACTGAAGTCGATGTCGATGAAATATTTAAAAAGATTGGAATCAGGGAAAAACTAG
- a CDS encoding conserved hypothetical protein (KEGG: mtp:Mthe_1014 hypothetical protein~SPTR: B9ACT4 Putative uncharacterized protein), translating to MKFKLGYSEILFLEGRDGIVGIARPTSKRIYMALPNNEEVVIYPSKEYLIVFSVFENSEKGKRSIKCMYHLINELKSPLIVLPPNHPISKRLKMVVSINPQIRLNCNITPGTHPKQDLLCSTEELSGITIIGNENGEVEIRGNLNSVKIKKDKL from the coding sequence ATGAAGTTTAAATTAGGGTATTCCGAAATATTATTTTTGGAAGGTAGAGATGGCATTGTAGGTATAGCTAGGCCTACTTCTAAAAGAATATACATGGCTTTGCCAAATAATGAAGAAGTTGTAATATATCCTAGTAAAGAATATTTAATTGTATTTTCTGTTTTTGAAAATAGTGAGAAAGGAAAAAGAAGTATTAAATGCATGTATCACCTAATCAATGAATTGAAATCTCCTCTAATAGTACTTCCACCAAACCATCCAATTTCAAAAAGATTAAAAATGGTTGTTTCAATTAATCCTCAGATACGCTTAAATTGTAATATAACTCCAGGTACGCATCCAAAACAAGATTTACTTTGTTCTACTGAGGAATTATCTGGTATAACAATAATAGGCAATGAAAATGGTGAAGTTGAAATTAGGGGAAATTTAAATAGTGTAAAGATAAAAAAAGATAAATTATGA
- a CDS encoding conserved hypothetical protein (KEGG: msi:Msm_0223 hypothetical protein~SPTR: A5UJQ0 Putative uncharacterized protein), protein MCSTGGPTIDVDLGKLKTKKCKCLDCGNTFKGVGKKIVCPSCQSENVKCSE, encoded by the coding sequence ATGTGCAGTACAGGTGGACCAACAATTGATGTAGATTTAGGTAAACTAAAAACAAAAAAATGTAAATGTTTAGATTGTGGAAATACCTTTAAAGGTGTAGGTAAAAAAATAGTATGTCCTTCTTGTCAATCTGAAAACGTAAAATGTTCAGAATAA
- a CDS encoding conserved hypothetical protein (KEGG: mja:MJ0402 hypothetical protein~SPTR: C5U848 Putative uncharacterized protein): MYRRFFRGLRYIGPCRCGFGPHAFYEDVRGRIYHVSELYPRYYPEFYKEEDIKRELEALREEKRWIEEKIKELEKRIKKE; the protein is encoded by the coding sequence ATGTACAGAAGATTCTTTAGGGGTTTAAGGTACATAGGTCCTTGCAGATGTGGATTTGGCCCACACGCATTTTATGAAGATGTAAGAGGAAGAATTTACCATGTATCAGAATTGTACCCACGTTATTACCCAGAATTCTACAAAGAAGAAGATATAAAAAGAGAACTTGAAGCATTAAGAGAAGAAAAAAGGTGGATAGAAGAAAAAATAAAAGAACTAGAAAAGAGAATTAAAAAAGAATAA
- a CDS encoding conserved hypothetical protein (KEGG: mth:MTH1540 hypothetical protein~SPTR: O27583 Putative uncharacterized protein), producing the protein MDTLEKINMDFYEKNYTDGLPIIPPTRERVERFYRHTKRKPEDLLAVLPPRYGKATVEKIAINAVMAGCLPNYMPILEAIIIAMSKDKFNLPAINATTHPVAICAILNGPICDKLGFNSGVGCLGPGSIANATVGRAIRLCLINIAGAVPGIGDHATHGSPAKYSYCFAENEKENPWDPLHVERGFSRKDNTVTVIGVESPQNVNDHRSEKAEDLLDTIIHTASTAGCNNSHVPGEILLIIGPEHAEIIKKDGWEKEDIKEYVHENALVPAELADRGGRKLDKKWLKNGEVPITRSPDDVIVVVAGGPGRHSMVAHGFGGSSESVTVKIDM; encoded by the coding sequence ATGGATACTTTAGAGAAGATAAATATGGATTTTTATGAGAAAAACTATACTGATGGTTTGCCAATAATTCCTCCAACAAGGGAACGTGTTGAAAGATTTTACAGACATACAAAGCGGAAACCCGAAGATTTATTGGCAGTATTGCCACCCAGGTATGGTAAAGCAACTGTAGAAAAAATTGCTATAAATGCTGTGATGGCAGGATGCCTACCTAATTATATGCCTATACTAGAAGCAATTATTATTGCAATGTCCAAAGATAAATTTAATTTACCTGCAATAAACGCAACTACACATCCTGTAGCGATATGTGCGATATTGAATGGACCAATTTGTGATAAACTTGGTTTCAATTCAGGTGTTGGATGTTTAGGCCCTGGAAGTATTGCAAATGCCACAGTAGGTCGTGCAATACGTTTATGTTTGATAAACATTGCTGGTGCAGTTCCTGGTATTGGAGATCATGCAACACATGGTTCACCAGCAAAATATAGTTATTGTTTTGCAGAAAATGAAAAAGAAAATCCCTGGGACCCTTTACATGTAGAAAGAGGATTTTCTAGAAAAGATAATACTGTGACTGTAATTGGCGTTGAGTCTCCACAAAATGTTAATGATCATAGAAGTGAAAAGGCTGAAGATTTGTTAGATACAATAATACATACTGCATCAACAGCAGGATGTAATAATAGTCATGTACCTGGTGAAATATTATTAATAATAGGTCCAGAACATGCAGAAATAATAAAAAAAGATGGATGGGAAAAAGAAGATATAAAAGAATATGTACATGAAAATGCATTAGTACCAGCAGAATTAGCTGACAGAGGTGGAAGAAAACTTGATAAAAAATGGTTAAAAAATGGGGAAGTTCCTATTACTCGTTCTCCTGATGATGTTATTGTAGTAGTGGCTGGCGGCCCTGGAAGACATAGTATGGTTGCGCATGGTTTTGGAGGTTCTTCAGAATCTGTCACTGTAAAGATAGATATGTAA
- a CDS encoding Undecaprenyl-diphosphatase (COGs: COG1968 Uncharacterized bacitracin resistance protein~InterPro IPR003824~KEGG: msi:Msm_1201 undecaprenyl-diphosphatase, UppP~PFAM: Bacitracin resistance protein BacA~PRIAM: Undecaprenyl-diphosphatase~SPTR: B9AFI3 Putative uncharacterized protein~PFAM: Bacitracin resistance protein BacA~TIGRFAM: undecaprenyl-diphosphatase UppP), translated as MNVFDGILLGIVQGLTEFFPVSSKTHVILVSYFLGIQMTLAFAVVVHIGSVIAEFFYFKNDIIRLTRAFIQSILDVFKGRFRKEFRENEEKKLAWLILIGVIPAGILGTTSKKFFEKLFSNPNLLTIGLLLIFTGLLLYIGEEVGKRIKNKKRSAKDMGIKDALLIGIAQACALTPGISRSGSTISVGLILGLKRELSARYSFLLSIPAILGALIVELKEITLGFWLMGGAYLGGLIATAIAVYVAVRTILKIAPKRSFTIFSYYCWIVGISILLYYLVIK; from the coding sequence ATGAATGTATTCGATGGAATACTACTTGGAATTGTACAAGGATTAACAGAGTTTTTTCCTGTTAGTAGTAAAACACATGTAATTTTAGTCTCTTACTTCCTAGGTATACAAATGACGCTTGCTTTTGCTGTGGTAGTACATATAGGTAGTGTAATAGCTGAATTCTTTTATTTCAAAAATGATATAATAAGATTAACAAGGGCTTTCATTCAAAGTATTTTAGATGTATTTAAAGGCAGATTTAGAAAAGAATTTAGAGAAAATGAAGAAAAGAAATTAGCATGGTTGATATTAATTGGAGTAATTCCAGCAGGTATTCTTGGAACTACCTCCAAAAAATTTTTTGAAAAGTTGTTTAGTAACCCTAACTTACTTACCATAGGATTATTGTTAATATTTACTGGTCTACTTTTATATATTGGAGAGGAAGTAGGAAAAAGAATTAAGAATAAAAAAAGATCTGCAAAGGATATGGGTATTAAAGATGCTTTACTAATTGGCATAGCTCAGGCTTGTGCTTTAACCCCCGGAATATCACGTTCAGGATCAACAATATCTGTCGGACTAATTTTAGGTCTTAAAAGAGAATTGTCTGCCAGATATAGTTTCTTATTATCTATACCTGCAATATTAGGGGCATTAATTGTTGAACTTAAAGAAATAACTCTAGGATTTTGGTTGATGGGAGGTGCATACTTAGGTGGGCTTATAGCAACTGCAATTGCAGTATATGTTGCAGTTAGAACTATACTAAAAATTGCTCCAAAAAGAAGCTTTACAATATTTTCATATTATTGTTGGATTGTTGGGATATCAATATTATTGTACTACTTGGTGATAAAATGA
- a CDS encoding integrase family protein (COGs: COG4974 Site-specific recombinase XerD~InterPro IPR011010: IPR010998: IPR002104: IPR013762~KEGG: mth:MTH893 integrase-recombinase protein~PFAM: integrase family protein~SPTR: O26979 Probable tyrosine recombinase xerC-like~PFAM: Phage integrase family) → MKSKIREAIDDLILDMEIRNYSDGTIRTYSYILNSFLRFIEDKEINKKRDLIKQMKRYLVLLKRKNRSERYRHLVAVVFRNLLKTLNMDPNNLKTPKVPKSIPKSISEKEVKRLFKAAEKLRDKVILMLLYKTGLRVSELVNLKLKDIDFTDRSIKVRGKGNKERVVFFDEECKTLLEKYIKNNSVNEKLIDISVRQIQRIVKKTAKKAKIKKRVTPHVLRHSYATHLLEKGLNIRYIQKLLGHSSLSTTEIYTKVTNKKLKEKYDKIWNR, encoded by the coding sequence ATGAAATCAAAAATTAGAGAAGCTATAGATGATTTAATTTTAGACATGGAAATTAGGAACTATTCTGATGGTACAATAAGAACTTACAGCTATATTTTAAATTCATTTCTAAGGTTTATTGAAGATAAAGAAATTAATAAAAAACGTGATTTAATAAAACAAATGAAGAGATACCTGGTTTTACTTAAAAGAAAAAATAGATCTGAAAGATATAGACACCTAGTTGCAGTAGTTTTTAGAAATCTTTTAAAAACTTTAAACATGGATCCTAATAACCTAAAAACACCTAAAGTTCCTAAAAGCATACCTAAATCAATATCAGAAAAAGAAGTAAAACGATTGTTTAAAGCAGCTGAAAAATTGAGAGATAAAGTTATACTAATGCTACTGTATAAAACAGGATTGCGTGTTTCCGAATTAGTTAATTTAAAGTTAAAAGATATAGATTTTACTGATAGAAGTATAAAAGTTCGTGGTAAAGGTAATAAAGAACGCGTAGTGTTTTTTGATGAAGAATGTAAAACATTGTTGGAGAAATATATTAAAAATAACAGTGTAAACGAAAAGTTAATTGACATATCAGTTAGACAAATACAAAGGATCGTTAAAAAAACTGCAAAAAAAGCTAAAATTAAAAAAAGAGTAACCCCTCATGTTTTGCGCCATAGTTATGCAACTCATTTATTAGAGAAGGGATTAAACATCAGATATATACAAAAACTTCTTGGACATTCAAGTTTAAGTACAACAGAGATCTATACAAAAGTAACTAATAAAAAACTGAAAGAAAAGTATGATAAAATATGGAATAGATAA
- a CDS encoding ATPase BadF/BadG/BcrA/BcrD type (COGs: COG2971 N-acetylglucosamine kinase~InterPro IPR002731~KEGG: sin:YN1551_0647 ATPase BadF/BadG/BcrA/BcrD type~PFAM: ATPase BadF/BadG/BcrA/BcrD type~SPTR: C4KJV4 ATPase BadF/BadG/BcrA/BcrD type~PFAM: BadF/BadG/BcrA/BcrD ATPase family), with translation MRDEYVIGVDGGGTKTTVALANLDGKIVKKIKTKGSNINKLGFKRAISNLEEAISKISRSKKINYGFVGLAGGLERNKIKKEKIKRYLRKKFEFPIDVEGDQIIAFRAGTDKKDGIVVIAGTGSISMGWKKGREEISGGWDWLFGDQGSGFWVGRKVLEEIAKSLDGRRKNLKLKNFIFRKLKIKNGQDLYQKFYSEDFIEKVASLSKFVDQFSQKGDNFSKSILIKAAEEVSKMAITVIKKLNFKNEEFPVVLSGGMFNSKIFLSVVKRRIKEEAKDAKFILLKNEPVVGAIKLAIERYKSS, from the coding sequence TTGAGAGATGAATATGTTATAGGTGTTGACGGCGGGGGAACAAAAACAACTGTAGCATTAGCAAATTTAGATGGGAAAATTGTGAAAAAAATAAAAACAAAAGGTAGCAATATAAATAAATTAGGATTTAAGAGAGCCATTTCTAATTTAGAAGAAGCAATATCAAAAATATCAAGAAGTAAAAAAATTAATTATGGGTTTGTTGGATTGGCTGGTGGATTAGAAAGAAATAAAATAAAAAAGGAAAAAATAAAGAGATATCTTAGGAAAAAATTTGAATTTCCAATAGATGTTGAAGGTGATCAAATAATAGCATTTAGAGCAGGGACTGATAAAAAAGATGGAATCGTTGTAATTGCTGGAACTGGATCAATATCTATGGGATGGAAAAAAGGAAGAGAAGAAATTTCTGGAGGTTGGGATTGGCTATTTGGAGATCAGGGTTCTGGATTTTGGGTAGGTAGAAAGGTTTTGGAGGAAATAGCAAAAAGCTTAGATGGTAGAAGAAAAAATTTAAAATTAAAGAATTTTATTTTTAGAAAATTAAAAATAAAAAATGGTCAGGATTTATATCAAAAATTTTATAGTGAGGATTTTATTGAGAAGGTCGCATCACTTTCAAAATTTGTTGATCAGTTCTCACAAAAAGGAGATAATTTTTCCAAGTCTATTTTGATTAAGGCTGCTGAAGAAGTTTCAAAAATGGCTATAACAGTGATTAAAAAACTGAATTTTAAAAATGAAGAATTCCCGGTAGTACTCTCTGGCGGCATGTTTAATTCAAAAATTTTTTTAAGTGTCGTGAAAAGGAGAATTAAAGAAGAAGCAAAGGATGCAAAGTTCATATTATTAAAGAATGAACCTGTAGTGGGTGCTATTAAACTAGCCATAGAGAGATACAAATCATCTTAA